Within the Nicotiana tabacum cultivar K326 chromosome 11, ASM71507v2, whole genome shotgun sequence genome, the region tctagtgacaacgaaaatatttaaaattacggtattcatctcaaataactatttcggtatcatatcgagtaaaagacttgtcccacatgcaaactcaaaataatcggtaatatattcatatttaaaatcatgtgtaaatcatgcaagttatgaaaacacaaattgcgataagattactactcacagtactcgtgtcgaaataccaaatgcttcacctcgagcaattcgtacaatttcctccaatcaatctataattacataatatcgatctcatgttaatttccATGTTTAGGCTAATTCATAGCTAACCTAGAATACCCAAGTCATCGGAGTTTCATATTTGACTCTTAATTCATCGAATTATAATAACTCAATAAATCCCTATTATTCTACTTGAAATATCAAGACCCATTTCAGTATCCCAACTCACTACTACAGTTAACTTAAATAAATTCAAAATTTTTCTAAATAATGGTAGTTATACAGCTTACTGTACTATTTAATTTCCACAACCACGTCTCTAAATTAAACCTTAAATAGTGTTGTGATCATAATATATAATATTTGCAATATCCGATCGAAATCCCATAAGATGAATTGAGATATAAAGAATTCCACCAGAAATTAAAGCAAAatcaaataaaggaaaaaatttaACCTCTTTCTGTTGAAGAATACTTCTACTGAAAGCTGTTATATATGTTCAATTCTCCTCCCTTTGCTTATGACTTTTACTGCAAGAAGCTTAAATCTTTTTCCCTTATAGTGTTGCTTCCGGTAATATCCCCAGCGATGGAACTCGTTTGCATTCAacgccccctttttttcttttgttgtgttGCTGCCGTGAGTATCCCCTCCCCTAAATCCCTTTTCATTCTATTATTTTGCCTCTTTGGTCAGAGAAAGGGGTTCAaccctttttccttttgtttctatTAGCTAGGTAGGGCTTTGCCCTATTTtgtcttattttaatatttttttttgtaaattactTAATTACCCTCTTTTTTTGTAatgggtattacattctccccaccTTATGAAATTCGGTCTCCGAGTTTAGTTCAGGTACGTACCTGTAGACtgaaataaataaggatacttgACTCGCATAGCATCTTTAATTTCCCATGTTGCTTCTTCAACAATATGATTTCTCCATAAGACTTTCACGAACACAATTTATTTTGACCGTAGTCTTCTTATttgtctatcaacaatcaccatCGGCTCTTCCTCGTAAGACAACTTCTCATCAAGCGGTATAGTTTGTGCTTCCCGCACCTCAGATGAGTCTGATATATATTTTCTTAGCATTgagacatgaaacactgggtgaatAAAAGATAATTCAGGAGGAAGTGCCAAACGATAAGCCACTGCTCCCACTCGACCTTGTATCTCATATGGTcctataaacctggggctcaacttgcctcttttcccaaactgcatcacacctttcataggggagactcgtaggaacactttgtccccaattgtgaacactaaatctcttcttctcttatcagCATAAGACTTTTGTCTACTTTGAGCTGCAAGCAATCTCTGTCTGATCAACTGGACCTTGTCTATAGCTTCTTGTACTAGGTCGGGTCCCAATAAGTTAGTCTCACCAgcttcaaaccatccgataggagaacgacatcttctaccatacaatgcttcgtacggtgccatttgaatactagactggaagctattgttgtaagcaaattcagctaATGGTAGATAAGTGtcccaactacctccaaactcaagagtgcaagctctcaacatatcctccaagatctgaatagtatgttcagactgcccgtctgtctgtggatgaaatgcagtaCTATGATTTACTCGTGTACCCAATTCttcttgaaaagatttccaaaaacGTGAAGTGAACTGTGATCCTCtattagagatgatagatactggaaCTCCATGAAGTCGAATAATTTCATTCATAAATATCTGTGTATACCTGACTTCACCATATGTAGTCTtcaccggcaaaaagtgtgctgatttcgtcaGTCGGTCTACAATCACCCATACCAAGTCATAACCCCTAAGGTTCGTGGTAGCCCGgtgacaaaatccatagtaattctttcccatttccactctggaatctcaatttgttgtagtagtcctgcgggtcgctgatgctcagccttgacttgctgacaagtcaaacaactagaaacaaagttagcaacatctttcttcataccTTCCCACCAATAAAATTGCTTCAGGTCATGGTACATTTTTGTGGATCCAGGATGTATAGTGTATTTAGTGTTGTGAGCTTCTTTAAGAATAGCATGTCTCAACCCATCTACGTCTGCTACACATAGCCTGTCACCCATTCGAAGAACACCATCACTTTCAACAATCATATCCTTGCTTTTACCAGCTAAGACCTCATCTCTGTATTTACATAATCGTTCATCCTCATATTGGGTGGCCTTAATGCGCTCAACTAATGAAAACTTAGCCTGAGCACAAGCCAACAATGCCTCTGAATTTCCGACACTAAATCTGATACCTGTATCTTCTAGTCTCTGAATATCTTTGGCTAAAAGTCTCTTTGCAGGGGCTATATGTGCCAAAATCCCCATAGattttctactcaatgcatcatccaccacattggcttttccaggatgatacaaaatagaatAATCATAGTCTTTGAGTAGTTCCATCCAACGACGCTACCGAAGATTTAGATCTCTCTGCTGAAAGATGTATTTCAGACTtttatggtcagtataaatcttaCAAGTTCTGccgtatagataatgcctccaaatttttagagCAAATACCAATGCAGCCATCTCCAGATCATGTATAGGATAGTTTTGCTCGTGCTTTTTCAATTGTctcgaagcataagctataacacgACCACTTTGTATGAGAACGCATCCTAATCCCACCCTCGAGGCGTCACAGAATACTGTAAATTCTCCAGGACTTGATGGTAAGGCTAATATTGGTGCAGTTGTCAGACACgttttgagtttctgaaagctttgCTCATATTCCTCCGTCCACTGAAGCTTTGCATTTTTCTGTGTTAGCTTGGTCAGCGGCGATGCTATTCTGGAGAAATCCTGCACAAAACGCTTGTAATAGTCTACTAAGCCTAAAATGCTACGAAGCTCTGTAGGAGAAGTAGGTTTGGGCCATTTCTGCACAGCTTtagtcttcttaggatctaccataattccatctttggatataacatgccccaaaaatgctaccgaGTCTatccagaattcacactttgagaacttagcataaagccgaTGTTCTCGCAATGTCTGCAACACAGTCCTGAGATGATTCTTGTGTTCTCCTTGGCTACgagaatatatcaggatatcatcaataaatactattacaaaGCTATCCAAAAACGGCTTGAACACTCTATTAATTAAATCCATGAATgtagctggagcatttgtcagtcctaaaggcatcacaagaaactcatagtgcccgtatcgaattctgaaagcagtcttagaaatatcttcatctttgattctaagttgatgatAACCAGAACGGAGCTCAATCTTTGAAAAGTGGACAactccttgtaactgatcaaacatgtcatctatacgaggcaaaggatatttattgcgtattgttatcttgttcaactgcctgtagtcaatgcataTTCTTATGGATCcgtctttcttctttacgaataatactggtgcaccccatggtgatacactaggtctaataaaactcTTATCTAATAAATCTTGTAACTGTTGATTTAGCTccctcaactctgctggtgccattcaATATGGGGGTATCGATATAGGTTGTGTGTTAGGtagcaaatcaataccaaagtctatTTCTTGTACTGGAGGCAATCCTGGTAAATCCTCAGGAAATTCTCTCACTACGGTACATTTTCTATACTAAatgtttcctttcttgtgtcatttacaatagctaagagacccaagcaacctttcttcagaagtcgttgagccttcataaaagatacaATTTTGCAAGTCTTTGGAACCTGACTCCCTCTTAGAATAAAACTGGGTTCATTTGGTATCTCAAACTTAACTATCTTTGCATGACAATCGACTATAGCATAgcaagaagataaccaatccattcccatcaaCATGTCAAAGTTAatcatatcaagtacaataagGTCAGCTAGAGTATCTCTACCCTCGACCCGAATCTGACAAGCACGATACAAGTATTCAGCTAATAGAGACTCTCCAATAGGAGTAGCAACTAGAAAAGGATCATTCAATAGCTCGGGCTGTCTACTAAATCTCAAAGCAAAGTACGAGGACACATAGAAGTgagtagatcccagatcaatcAACGCAAGTGCATCAAATGAACAGACATAAAAAATACTTGTAACCACAACATTCGAGGCCTGAGCATCCtgtctagtaaatgcaaaaactctCGCCTGACCTATTCCAACATTGCCTTGTCCTTGATTCACATTATCACGGTCTCCAATACCTCGACCTTTATTTCCCGTACCTGTAGCACCTGAAGTATTACGAGTAGTCTGAGTCGGTGCAGCTGACTGAATAGAAGCCTGGTTGAAATTTCTCGGAGGCTGAGGGCAATCCCTCAAGTGATGTCCCAACTGGCCACACCGAAAGCACTCTCCAGTTAGAACACGACATTGGCCCAAATGTGATCTACCACAAGTCTGGAAGACTCTATTACCCTGTCTGCAAGGTGGTCTGTATGTGGACTGTGAAGACATGTGTGTCCCTGTCTGAGAACCCTATTATTGGTGTTGTCCCTGATATCCCGCTCTTCTATTTTCACTAAAACCACCACTGAAAGCCCCTCCTATATTGTCCTTCTTACGTAAATCACTAGTTGCACGCTCCTCACATCCCTTGTTTTCAATCTTTCTAGCAAGGTCGACTACATCAGAGTAGGATAAAGTCTTCATCTGTTGGGATACTGCAGTGTATAGACGACCAACcaatccatcaacaaacctctgaaCTCGAGCTTCTTCGGTAGGCACTAAGTGAGAAGCATATATAGCCAGCTTACAGAACTTAGTGTTATATGTTGACACATCCATATCTGGAGTCTGAACCAATCTCTCAAAGTCTCTAGCATATTGTTACATCAGACTGTCTGGAAGAAAATGATTCTTGAACAACTTAGTGAACTGTCCCATATCAGTCGTGGTGCTCCTGCTGGCCTTCCTAGAAATACCGTTTCATACCGTGAGTTGGCCATATCCTCTAGTTTGTATGCTACGAGCTCCACGGCTCTCTCACTAGAACATCCAAGAGCACGTAATGCCTTGAGTGTCCCATCCAAGAAGCTTTGAGGATCTGTTGAATTATCGAAACctgtgaattttggtgatttcaatttcAGGAACTCGTGTAGGGATACTTCCTTATTCCCAAAAGGCTGAGTCTGTGTAGGTACTTGTGTCTGTAAAGTAGCTTGAGGAGCTGAACTTCCGCCCTGAGTAGGCACCAATGCCTCTAACACATTCAATAACCTTGCCACTGCATCTGCAGGTAAAACAACAGTAGGTACAACAGTTGGCACTGTTGGTGGAGCATTCTGAACTCCCTGCTCTTGCACTTGATTTGGCATAACAGCTTGAGTTTGACCCATGTTCCCAACTTGAGGTTGGGGAGCAgtttgtcttctagtttgatgaacCCCAACTTGACTGCCACTCCGGGTAGAACCACATCCAGCAGATAAGGATGTGCGTGTCCTAGCCATCTGTGAAAGAAATATTCCAAAGGCAATCTCAAGTTATCTCAATGCACgatcaaagaatgaaagaagggaaaacattccTAAATGTTCAGTAGCCTCGAGATCATAAGTATGGACGCCTACATACCCATgaacaaaactctactaaacattgctccatgactcgggacttaaagcctaagctctgataccaactttatcacgacccaatttagaaTTGTGACCGGtgcttaggagcaagtgctcccaagtaagcctcatcgataatgttacagaaaatcggacagagttttcCCTGTTTTTGGACCATCCCAAAAATTTTTCCTGTCTCAAATCAGCAACACCCTAATAGCAATTCAAACAATCGACAACTTATTAATTAACCAAAATAGTCTTCACCATTACTAATTAACCCATTAACAAccagaaatactaatttatctccgaCTTTGATAATAAAGAACGATACTCGACATAAGACTAATAGCAAAATAATACTCGTGACACTAAAggaatgactatggagcgactctatgaattcaaagaaaagaccataacaattgataaaaatctccgcccacgcgaacaagtgcgaggctcaccaagaattctcaacctgtgcgctctaattaacgaaatcctcgcttgcgtcaactgctgtctctgtaaaaaaattagcggggaatgagacgctagctcagtgagtaataaaactTAATCACAACCGTTTTtatttggggacaagtcagaaaacatgctagtatctcagacagaaaataacataaaaatgccctttcagaaacaataaataattttcagtctcatcaCGCTTTTCTTGTAATATAATATAAttaacaattcagtaataagcttggtaaccactgtataatataagtattcacatttttggaggtttcaatgaacggatcatgtaatcggtataactaTGGTCTTCTttgcaagaagtcaaatataacagtAGTCCCTACTCAAGGAAAatcggtaacggtatgctagttctaccttcccactagcgagggctataatagtaatcggtaattacaaggtgcaccaggtctaacgaacccgctgttagctacgggatccttcaatgtatactcccatttatacttgtctctgtaatccgtatatgtcacacctcctttttgcgcgcccggccccgaagggtaaaatgcgcgaggggagtttttccaatttaagtgacaatattcgaaatgggattatttacttaattcagagtcgccacttgggaaaggtttggcttttggtgtcccaagtcaccggtttatcttgaatcccaaatcgaggaaattttcaacttttccaaatgaagtctgcgaaccagaaattctaagtaaggaattctgttgacccgagggaaggtgttaggcaccctcgaatcccgtggttctagcacggtcgcttaaattgttataatggttgaatatctgatttaaatacatgttatgacttatgtgcttttattaagtttaaaccgcttttattattgtcatttttttatagaattgcaacgtcgtgaaaatgcatctcgaaccacgtcacattcaatgcacccgtgatcgtcaacacattttgactccgttgagatttggatttgggtcacatcaatgtgcacccgaatttaagaatataatttaattaagccgcgcctaaagagtctaacgcgttattattttttggagaaggccatgagattcactaaacggcctgtcctgaattctaaatgtttattatggttagttattgagggcctcgcaattacatttttatttggcgaggctcgtctctattttagaagggatatcctaaagtgactacatttctattatgtttgtccctaaaatgaaagaaagaacaaTGTATGCTGATTAAATGGCATGTTTAGCTAATCCTATCCTTTTATTGATTATCTAATTACGAGGCGAAGAACATTGTATCTCATGGAACATACTTTTACTCTGATAAAAATGCATATGAAATTGACGAAATGCTACGCTTATTCTTAACATTTCTTGAGCTGAGTTTAACTAAACTTAATTAGACTAGATCAGAGGAATCAGCTACTAGAcattgttactaatgggattCGAAAGTGACCCTATGTACTGCCTAACAGGACCtggtaaaaggaaaaataaaacagaaaaaaaacaTTTCATAAGGTTGGGGTATACATACAATGTATTAACAAACAaccacaaaacaaaaaaaaaacagaggACTAGAATTCAATCAGGCGTTAGTTAACATATCCTTTCATGCTATTGCGTTGTAAACTAATCAATTATACAAAACCCATTACTTATTCTAGGAGTATTACAACATATACTTAAACTTCTTCaatatcttttatttttcatgccttcattgttacatcagatggaaagtcttagtatgtacctggatgttggatacaacagaagaagcaaggggtcagtagagcaatagaagcaataccaaacagcagcagcaacaacaggtacaaatagaacaaaatcccagtgcaagaggcAACTAGAGCCGATGGAGAAATggcagaatgaagcaaattcccaGTAGTATGGAATCAGGGATCCAGGCAACTCAATTCCAGGAGAAACAAACAATACAAATCCAAACAATAGACTTAGCCGATACTTGAAAGAAGACAGAACTGATTTGAACAGTTTGAACAAACTAAGAATCAAACAAACAGCAAGAAGAAAGCAGTTTCTTATTTTTATGATATCCCTCTCCCTATCTCCTTTCAAAATCCAATGTCAATCTTCAGTTTTTGAAATTATACTTGAGTTatcaaaagaaatcttttccagttttctgttttcaGAACTCAACTCTCAATGTTCAACCTAAGTTTTCTATCTCCCCCCTCTATCTGtctgtgtgtgtctatatatccAAAATCTGTCCCCTTTTTAAACTGATGGCAGTTCCCTTTTATTAACCTAAAATCAGCCCTTTAAGAGCCTGTTAGACAAtcagaacacccctcccatgtgctatctttcttttcagtttccacttaccaTTTAAATAAAAACAAACCCCATGACATTCCCTGGCAAACTTACTTTTGAGtaaggtttattatttctgaaacttaaagcagaatatgggcagcagaatgtaatctgacagcatgtgctgtcaaattactttaaacttaataaaagcctTTATGCAGGACACAGGTTGTGCGCAATGCACATGTGGTGCATaagtgcacatgctgtgcacaagtgcacatgtcCTCCAATTCAGAGCTGTAATTAAACAAAACAatccttttacatttctgattcaaaatAACAACTATAAGTGAACAAACTCAGTTCCTTATTGATTCAAGCAAATGtgtccagaagcaaatcgatttgttattgttcaggcagttaaaactaattgacgacacatgtcgactcgactatattaatcataacatgtacaatcgtagccaaaatcagacatttaaatagtatcacacaaggggttcagattgcaatgtTAATACAGAAATGACCTTGGGAGCTAATTGAATGACCAATTACCAATTCAATTGAACATACAATTTACACACACACATTATGAAGAAAGACTTGACTGAATACAGGAGTCCGGGCAAAGGGGGCAATTGACAGTTGACAAAAGAAATTCAGAGacaaattacacaaaatatgCATAGACCTCTAAACCACACACGTACTGAATAACAAagagaaaacaaacttaccttaaaaactttgaaagaaggaacagaaaatcagcttgtgtttgaacagaccctttttaaggttgaacggactttaattgaagggtttctcagatgagaaacactttgattaaggtccattagaccctaacctCTTGGCTTAATAGGCACGGATCGGGCTTGGGGTTTTTAGGTTTTGTGGAAGGTAGATTTGGAACTTGAGCttccatggttagattcggaccaaaccaagcatggtttggtcacgaggggggtccggggattgtctggtatgaatctagggcagatcggcgtagatcgagttttgctcgaatcttcaaatgaagattcgaggacctggaggatgattcgaactaaacggtcaaCAGGTCCATGTTTAGGGGGGTGAGatggtcctatggtgttaaggtgaaggccaccggcgttcatgccgccggctttcatggtgaaggtgtacagaggcggctctagggtttggggttcttgtgaagacgatgaaggctggggtattggatagggagGGCAGGGTACGAGTGGGAACTTATATATGGAATGGATGAACGGATTTCAACCATTGGATGAGGCGATATggagggccaggatccttcagttaaaggggaacggtgtcgttttagACTAAAAGgggttgggtcggtccgggtgagacgggtcgggtctattagtgggtacggggtgtgggatcttggccgttagatcagtttggtttgaatggttgagatggattagtattgaaacgacgtagttttggtgtcaaactacgtcgttttatggcctgggggtgggctgttcggACTGGTAACTTGGGCTGCTCATTTGGGCCCTAAATTTGAAATGGGGATCAGCCCAACTTCAACAAATTTTagccttttttctttatttctaattttctaaaaacacacaacctaattaaataaaattaaaaccaTTAATTAACGTTTAATGTTTTTATCACACACATATAAAAAATGTCAAAAGTAGGTAAGATtaaacaaaacaacaaatcaggataaaaatgcgtattttatgattttctatttaacaaccgaattacggttcaaattatgcttgacacacacattttttgtattttattttaatagaaTAGCAATGGGCAAACATCATAAACAATTAACAAAGTGtcacataaaatccaaaaattgtacagcaggaccatttgttattattttttatttcttttggagagattgtcgcgtaagacaaaaatcacgtgctcacagctgcccctctttgttcggaaatacgaagggttttcgtgcaaagataaagtgagcggatatgagcgatttttgcctatggactactccgtgtgaagcatttttgaaagatttgaccgaacctttgctccaaaggtttcctacatatcctgggctaaacaggaatcaggtcaatgtagttcgggaagttttggtagctgggactaccatgggactgcgatgcttgctgttactgctgttgctgttgtcacctgctttactgaccgccttattacaaccaaagaaaaattgaaactgaactaaatacttatatgcatgtcaactgctagttacaagatccctatctatgatttttttgcgacttgatcatgggtcttagctgattttgcttggagacttcgatccgaatcttgatacttgcgagttgtaggtgcttATTTAACCTCTGGGATACTCAGTGAGACGTGACTGGCAGAGTTctggaccttaatcaaatcttggaatgatccgccttccattttctccggtatctcgggacatcttcttttttttgtctttttcttctttgattctgagcagagactcatctcgtgggtcatttcgatccgtgtggctcgaggttagacctgcatgagaaaaaaaacaaacgaacgaaattttctgccccagtttcactaggaaaattccgtgaattattcgccaggaagttcataaaattgatgaaaaaggatatgcatgctcagttcagggttgaggCCCTaaaccgactagctggggagaagttcggtttcagagttgaaactctaatactgaccaactggggggaaagttcagtttagggttcaaaaccctaatgctgatcaaaggaaaaattcagtttagggtttaaaaccctaatgctgactaaaggaaaaattcagtttagggtttaaaaccctaatgctgattaaaggaaaaagttcagtttagggtttaaaaccctaatgctgattaaaggaaaaagttcagtttagggtttaaaaccctaatgctgactgaaaggaaaagttcagcttaggttttaaaaccctaaggctggttaaaggaaaaagttcagttcagggtttaaaactctgattctgatcaaaggaaaaagttcagttcagggtttaaaaccctaatactgactgaaaggaaaaattcagcttagggtttaaaaccctacggctgattaaaggaaaaagttcagttcagggtttaaaaccctgatgctgatcaaaggaaaaagttcagttcagggtttaaaacactaatgctgactgaaaggaaaaattcagtttagggtttaaaaccctaaggctggttaaagaaaaaagttcagttcagtgtttaaaaccctgatgctgatcaaaggaaaaagttcagttcagggtttaaaaccctaatgctgactgaaaggaaaaatttagtttagggtttaaaaccctaatgctgactgcatggaaaagctcagtttagggtttaaaaccctaatgttggctgaatggaaaaaggttcagtttagggtttaaaaccctaatg harbors:
- the LOC142166033 gene encoding uncharacterized protein LOC142166033; translation: MSSQSTYRPPCRQGNRVFQTCGRSHLGQCRVLTGECFRCGQLGHHLRDCPQPPRNFNQASIQSAAPTQTTRNTSGATGTGNKGRGIGDRDNVNQGQGNVGIGQARVFAFTRQDAQASNVVVTSIFYVCSFDALALIDLGSTHFYVSSYFALRFSRQPELLNDPFLVATPIGESLLAEYLYRACQIRVEGRDTLADLIVLDMINFDMLMGMDWLSSCYAIVDCHAKIVKFEIPNEPSFILRGSQPRRTQESSQDCVADIARTSALC